In the Oscillospiraceae bacterium genome, CAGGCCTTCTGCGACCGCGTCAAGCAGCTGGGCAACATGGCCTTCTTCATCTCCATTGAGGGCATCGGTGATGCTACCGATGATCGCCGTGGTGCCGGTGTTTACGACCGCGTCATGCATGCCATGGATCTGATGAAGGAGAATGGCCTGCTGTTCGGTACTTCCATCTGCTACACCAGCGCCAACTACAAGGCTGTTACCAGTGATGAATTCATGGATATGCTGATCAGCCACGGTGTGCGCTTCAACTGGTACTTCCACTACATGCCCATCGGTGACGGTGCCAACGTCAACCTGATGCTGAACGCCGAGCAGCGTGAATATATGATCCACCGTGTACGCGAGATCCGCGGCTACACCGGCGGCAAGCCCATCTTCTGCATCGACTTCCAGAACGATGGCGAGTACATCGACGGCTGCATTGCCGGCGGCCGCCAGTACGCCCACATCAACCCGGCCGGCGATGTGGAGCCCTGCGTCTTTATCCACTACTCCAACGCCAACATCCACGACAAGAGCCTGCTGGAGTGCCTGCAGCAGCCCCTGTTCAAGGAATATCACAAGGGCCAGCCTTTCAACCACAACCATCTGCGTCCCTGCCCGATGCTGGAAAACCCCGAGCTGCTGGGCGAGATGGTCAAACGCAGCGGCGCCCATAGCACCGATATGCAGCAGCCGGAATCCACCAGCGATGTCTTCCGCCGCTGCAAGCCCTACGCCGACCAGTGGACCCCGTCTGCTGATCGCATCTGGGCTGAGGAACATCCCGATTGTGCCAGCTGTGCATCCTGCTCCGCCTGTGCTTCCAAGTAAAACTGCATAAGCTGCTTTTCAGCGGCCTGCTGTATTTCGGTACAGCAGGTCGCTTTTTTGTGTGTTTCATGGTCTGCGCATTTTCACCACCCACGGCGCATATACTGGAAAACGCCGCAGGAGGAGGGATGCACCATAAAGACCGTCATCTATCTGGATGTGCTGCTCCTTGTCAATTTTCTGGTGGCCTACTTACTGCTACAAGCTGCCGGGGTGCTGACCGGCCAGCGGGCTGCCTTTGCCCGAATGCTGACGGGCAGCGTCTGCGCGGCGGTTTCGGCCTTGATTCTGTTTGCACCGGAACTTTCGTACCCTGTGCAAATTATGTATAAGCTGGCTACAGCCCTTGCCATTGCCGCCTTGACCTTCGGCTGGCGGGATAAGCTGCGACTGCTGGCGGCGGCCTGCTGGTATGCTGCGCTGAATATTTTGCTGGCGGGGTTGGTGGTTTTGATTATTTTCCAAACGGGCACCACACTGCTGCAGACGGGTAACCTTGCGGTCTATCTGCGGGTATCGCCGCTGCTGCTATTGGGGCTTTCCGGGCTGTGCTGCGGGGCTGTTGAAGTGGGGCTGCGTTTTTTCCGCCGCCGACCCACTAAACAGGAGACCGTCGGACTGGAGTTTGAACTTTGCGGTACCTGCATTCACCTGCGGGCTATGCTGGATACCGGCTGCCACCTGACCGACCCCATCACCTGTATGCCGGTGCTGGTGGTCAGCCTCACCGATGCAGGCTCCCGTCTGCCGCCAGAGGTTCGGCAGTTTTTGGCCGGCTGGTTCGCCGGGGGTGATAAGACCGACCCGCCCGCCGGGGCGCAGCTGCGGCTGATTCCTTGCAGCACCGCCGCCCAGCGCAGCCTGCTGCCCGGCTTTGCGGTGCGCAATATCGGGCTTATCACCAAGACCGGCGTGCTGCAGCTAGGGCGTACTGCCATTGCATTTGCGCCGGAATCTTTCGGTGATCCCCAATATGAGGCTTTGTATGGCAGCGATTTTTTATAAAATCTACTACGAAGGGCGGTACGAACCATGAAACTCAGCCAGACACTTTACGCATTGCTTTTACACTTAGTCCCTGTGCGGGAGCTGCATTACATCAACGGGGCCGACACTTTGCCCGCGCCGCTGGACCCTCAGCAGGAGCGGCAGGCGTTGGAGGCTTTAAGCCGCGGCAGCACCGAGGCCCGTGACCTGCTCATCACCCACAACTTGCGGCTGGTCGTGTACATTGCCAAAAAGTTTGAGACACCGTCTGCGGGCATCGAGGACATGATCTCCATCGGCACCATCGGGCTTATCAAGGCCGTGAATACCTTTGAACCCACCAAAAACATCAAGCTGGCGACCTACGCCAGCCGATGCATCGAGAATGAAATTTTAATGTACCTGCGCAAAAGTTCCAACCGCCGCCAGGATGCCAGCATCGACGAGCCGCTGAACACCGACAACGACGGCAACGAACTTTTGCTGATGGATGTGCTTACCAGCGACCAGCCCCAAGTGGGCGAGGAACTGGAGCGCAGCGCCGAGCATGCCGCCCTGCACCGGGCGGTAGCCCGGCTGACACCCCGGGAACGGCGCATTATGGAGCTGCGCTTTGGTTTGAACCGTGAGACTGAGCACACCCAAAAAGAGGTAGCCGACCAGCTGGGCATCTCCCAAAGTTACATTTCCCGGCTGGAAAAGCGCATCATCCGCCGCCTGCGGCGAGAACTGGAAGCCGTCAGCTAAAGCCGTCACGTTTCCTCGGCCCGCGTGTTGGTGATGAACGGCACTGCCAGCCCGCTGACCATGTTCATCTCCGGCTTTTGCGAATAAAGAATATAGTCGAATCCATCCCGCGTCCAGCTGATCGAAGTATAACGCCCGGTGTTCTGCTTCTGCGTCACCGTCAGACCGTCGATCTCATATTCCTCGGTTCGTTCGTAGCCGTTGACGGTCAGGTTGGTCGGCTCCCGCATGGTGCCGCTTCGGGCGACCCGTAGGCTCATGGCGCGGCCCGGCACAATGACAAAGTCCAACTCGGCCACCTCACTTTCGATCAGCCAGCAGCGCTGGGGGATGATGATTTCATTGTCCGGGTAAGCCGCCAGCCGGAAACCTGCCACCTCATTATAATTGGGCTGCAAATATTCGGTGCGCGTCTCGCGGGTATCGGTGCGCGGCGTTTTCCACCGCAGCACCAGCAGCAATACCAGCACCACTGTTTCCGCCGCCAACAAAATCAGCGTTAACACAAACCATAAAAGATCCACCATACCAAGCCCTCCCTTTAATCCCATGCTATGCCCCGGGAAAAGGACATGTGTAGATTTTTCCAGTTTGTTTGCGTGTGTACTTTGCAGCCCATACTGCTTTGTAAGCAACAGCAGGAAGGGGAATCGGCCATGGCGGCACGGAAAGTGGAACTTTGCGGGATGGATACCTCACAGCTTCCGGTTTTGAGCGAAGCGGAAAAAAGCCGCCTGATCGAAGCGGCCCATAATGGCGACCAGGACGCCCGGCAGCAGATGATCCAGGGGAACCTGCGTCTGGTGCTTAGTGTGGTGCAGAAATTTGCAAGCCGGGGCGAGAACCTGGATGATCTGTTTCAGGTGGGGTGCATCGGGCTTATCAAGGCCATAGACAACTTTGACCCCAGCCAGAAGGTACGGTTTTCCACCTACGGCGTGCCGATGATCTGCGGCGAGGTCAAGCGCTATCTGCGGGACAATAACGCCGTGCGGGTCAGTCGCTCCATCCGTGACCTGGCCTACCACTCGATGCAGGCGCGGGAAGAACTGCAGATGCGGGATGGCCGCGAACCGAAAATATCGGAAATCGCCGCCCAGGTCGGGGCCTCGCCGGAGAATGTCGCCATGGCGCTGGAATCCGCCGTGGCACCCACCAGCTTGTACGAGCCGGTCTTTTCCGACGGCGAGGACAGCTTTTCGGTCATGGACCAGCTGCGGGATAAAACAGCGAGGAAAGCTGGATCAGCGATATGATGTTCCGTGATACGGTGCGGGCATTGTCCCCGCGGGAGCGTCGCATCATCGCCCTGCGCTACCTGGGCGGCAAAACGCAAACCGAGGTAGCTAAGGAAATCGGCATCAGCCAGGCCCAGGTGAGCCGGTTGGAAAAAGGGGCGCTGTGCCAGATACGGGAGCAGATCTCCAACTGTTAAGTATAGCAAAACGCCCGCGTTCCGGGTAAAAACAGAACGCGGGCGCTTTGTTGTGTTAGGCTATAAATCAGACCTCGAAAGCCTTGTGCAGGGCTTCCAGGGCGGCATCCTCGTCCTGCTGGCGGATCAGCAGCGAGATGTCCAGGTCGCTGGTCGTGATCAGCACAATCTCGATGTTGGCACCGGCCAGGGCAGCCAGTGCGCGGGCAGCCACGCCGCAGCTGGTGACCATCTCCTCACCAAACAGGTTGATCTTGCTGTAGCCGCCGGAAACCAGCGGGGGATTAGCCTTGGCTGCTGCGGGCAGGGCTTTCATCACGGCGGCAAAGTTATCATAGCTGGTAGTAAAGCTGAAATCTACCGCCGTGCCGCGGGGCGCACTCTGGCAGATCATATCCACCACGATACCGGCCTTGGCAAACACGTCCAGGTGTTCCGCCAAGCTTTGTGCGCTGTACTGCGCACCGGGGAAAGTCGTGAGCATGATATTCTGCTCACTGCTGATCTTGCTGACACCGTACATAAACCGTCATCCTTTCATCAATCTAATGTAACGAATTGCTCGTCGATAGAGCCATACAATACGCTTTCGATGTATTCACGGGTGAGCGTGAAGTTTCCATGCGCCGCGCCCAATTCGTCGGTATAGGCAGAGTAGGGATACTCGCGGATGTTTTTCCACCCGTCTTCGTACTGGCTTATCACGCAATGCAGTTTCGGGTCCTGCATCTCCACGGCGCTGCTGCCGTCCGACTGGGTGGTCTTCTGGAAGGTGATGTCCAATACCGCGCCGATCATATTGTCCGGGCTGGACTGTGCATTCAGGAAATTGCCCAGGCTGTAAGCCACAAAACTGGTATGCCCTTCTGCGCCGGTCAGCCATTCGGCTGTCTGGGTCACATGGGGATGGGTACCGATGATAAGATCCACATCATGGTCAGCCAGCCATTGAGCCATCTGCCGCTGGGAGTCTTCCACATCATGGCTGCCCTCTACACCCCAATGACAGCTGACCACCAGCACATCGCAATTGGGGCGCATGGCGGCAATCTGCTGTTCAATGATATCCAGGTCGCTCAAATACACAACGCCATAGGCCGCACTGCTGGGCGTCGGCAGGCCGTTGGTATGTTCGGTGTAGGAAAGGTAGCCGAAGGTGATGCCATTCACCGTCTGGTACACGTAGTCGTCATAGGTTTCCAGGTTGTAGAACCCCATCGAAACCACGTCATCTGGCATCGCGGCCCAATGCTCGCGGGAGGCATCGATGCCCGCCGCACCTTTATCGTAGCTGTGGTTGTTGGACAGGCTGAACACTCGGAAGCCAATGTCATACAGTGCATCTGTAATATCTCCCGGCGTTGAGAACATGGGGTAGCCGCTGGGATCAAAGGCATCATTGACCAGCGTTTCCTGGTTCAGCCAATTTACGTCAAACTGGGTGTAGAAGTCCCTCATATTTTCATACGCATAGGAAAAATCATAGTAGCCATCGGTGCCGCGATTTTTCGCCTGCAAAAAGATGCCGTCGTGGATCAGGTCGTCGCCGGTGGCGGAAAACCGCACGGTCTCCACGGTTGGCATAGGCTCCGGGGTAGTTTCCGGTGCCGGGGTCGGCTCTACATAGGCGGCGGCTGCCACCGATTCTGGCTGTTGTGCGGTCTTGCCGGTGCTGATTTCCTGCAGCAGCGCTCCTGTCAGTACGCTGCCAACGCCCAGGGCAATCACCAGGCAGGCTGCAATTTCATTATTTCTCAAACGCATGGCAGCTTGCCCCGCAAAAGGTCGGTCATCGTGTAGTAGCCTGGCTCTCGGCCTGCCACGTAGAGGGCCGCCTGCACAGCGCCATCGGCAAACACGCCGCGGCTGCCTGCACTGTGGCTCAGGGTCAGCACTTCCTCGGGGCCGCAGAACAGCACATCGTGCTCACCCACAATGCCGCCGCCACGCACCGAGCTGATACCCAACTCCTTCGCGCCGCGCTTCTGGCGCACCTGAGAACGGTCGTAGACATACTCATAGCTGTTGCCAGCCTCGGCGTTGATGGCATCGGCGATCATCAGGGCCGTGCCGCTGGGGGCATCCAGTTTATTGTGATGGTGCTTTTCGACGATCTCAATGTCAAACTCGCCGCTCAGCACGCGGGTAGCCTGGCGGGCCAGCTCGATCAGCACATTGACGCCCAGCGACATGTTGGCGCTGCGGAAGATGGGCGTTTTGGCGCTGGCATCCTCCAGCACGGTCTCGTCCTCGGCGGAAAGGCCGGTGGAGCAGATCACGCAGGGTACGCCATGGACGGCACCATACTGTACCGCCGCCACCGCACCGGCGGGGGAAGAAAAGTCGATGATGGCATCGACCTTGGGCAGGCCCTCAAACCCGGCATAAACGGGGATATCGCCGACCTTACCAGCCTCACGGTCCACACCGGCCACCACGCGGCAATCCTGGCGGGCTGCAATTTTTTCGATCAGCGCATGGCCCATGCGGCCGTAGATTCCCTGTATCACAATATCCGTCATTTTCTGTTTCCTTTCAAAAAAGGCCCGCAGCAGGTTGCCACGGGCCGGTCAGCATGATTTACAGCAGGCCGAAATCCCGCATGGCGGTCTCCAGCTGATCCTGCACCGCAGCGGAAGGCTCGACCAAAGGCAGGCGGCAAGCACCGGCCTGCCAGCCCAGGCGGTTCATCGCCCACTTTGCGGGGATAGGGTTAACGTCGGCAAACAGGGCCTTGCACAAGGGCAGGGCTTTCAGTTGCATCTGCAGGCTTTCCTGCGTTTCACCGGCGAACCACTTGGCGCAGATGTCGTGAGTATACTGGGGTGCCACGTTGGACAGCACACTGATGACGCCCTTGCCGCCTAAAGCCAGCAGCGGGACGATCTGGTCGTCGTTGCCGGAGTAGATGTTCAGCTCCGTACCGCAGGCGGCAGCGATCTCAGCTACCTGGCTGATGTTGCCGCTGGCCTCCTTGACGGCGTTGATGTTGGGCAGCTTGGCAAGCTGGGCCAGGCTGGCCGGTGTCAGGTTGCAGCCGGTACGGCTGGGCACATTGTACAGGATGCAGGGCAGATTCACAGCGTTGGCAATGGCCGTGTAATGGGCCACCAGGCCCGCCTGGCTGGTCTTGTTGTAGTACGGGGTGACCAGCAGCAGGGCATCGGCACCGTCGGCCTGGGCCTGCTGGGACAGCCAAATGGCATACTTAGTATCATTGGAACCCGTGCCCGCAATCACCGGCACGCGGCCTGCGGCCTGCTTGACCGCATAGCGGATGCAGGCGGTATGCTCCTCATCAGACAGCGTCGGGGATTCGCCGGTGGTACCGCAGATGACGATGGCATCGGTGCCATGGGCAATCTGGTCATCAATGATGCGGCCCAGTTCTTCAAAGTTTACGCTGCCATCGGCGTTCATCGGGGTGATAATGGCAACCGCAGCGCCGGTAAAAACAGGCTTCTTCATAGGGAATGCTCCTTCTTTTAAAGTAGCGCAGGTTCCTGCGCCGGGCAGGGCAGCGGATCAGTCAAAATAGCCCTTGGCAGCCAGCAGTTCCGCCAGCAGCACAGCACCGCCAGCAGCGCCGCGCAGGGTGTTGTGGGACAGGCAGACGAACTTGTAATCGTACTGGTTATCCTCGCGCAGGCGGCCGATGCTGACAGCCATGCCGTTTTCCAGCATGCGATCCAGCTTGGGCTGCGGGCGGTCGTTTTCCTCAAAATAATGCAGGAACTGCTTCGGGGCACTGGGCAGATTCAGGTCCTGGGCAGGGCCATGGAATTCCTTCCAGGCTTTCAGGATCTCATCCTTGCTGGGCTTGTTGGCAAAGCGCACGAACACGGCACCCATGTGGCCATCAGAAACCGGCACGCGCAGGCACTGGGCGGTAAAGCGCGGAGCATCGGCGGAGACGATCTTGTCACCCTCGATGTGGCCCCACAGCTTCAGGGGTTCCTGCTCGCTCTTTTCTTCCTCACCGCCGATGTAGGGGATGACGTTATCCAGAATGTCGGGGAAGGTTTCAAAGGTCTTGCCAGCACCGGAGATAGCCTGGTAGGTGCAGACCAGCACGTCAGTGATGCCGTAGCCGCGCAGGGGATGCAGGGCGGGCACATAGCTTTGCAGGCTGCAGTTGGACTTGACGGCTACGAAGCCGCGCTTAGTACCAAGACGCTTGCGCTGGGCAGGGATAATGTCGATATGATCCGCATTGATTTCGGGCACGACCATGGGCACATCCGGGGTAAAACGATGCGCGCTGTTGTTGGAAACGACCGGGCACTCGGCTTTGGCGTAAGCTTCTTCCAGGGCCTTGATCTCCTCTTTCTTCATGTTGACAGCGCAGAACACAAAATCAACTTTGGAGGCAACTTCCTCCACATTGGCTGCATCCAGCACGATGAGCTTCTTCGCACATTCCGGCATCGGCATCTTCATCAGCCAGCGGTCACCGATTGCATCCTCATACGTTTTGCCGGCGCTGCGCGCACTCGCAGCCACGGCGGCCAGGTGGAACCAGGGGTGGTTTTCCAACAACGTGATAAAACGCTGGCCGACCATGCCAGTTGCACCGATGACGCCTACATTGTACTGTTTCATCTTTCCTAACCCTTCCTTTCGCAATACCTTTCCCGATTTCTATGCAGCAGCGGCATAAATTGTTCCGATTTTGCACAGATAATAAAAAAACCGGCTTGAAAACCGGCACAAAATGCAATATAATATCATATTGCATATACACACAGCGCAACACACCTTTCAGGGTGTGACAGTCCCGCACCTGTTTGGTTACGAGCCCAGGTCAATGCGTGCCGCGCATCGCCTTCGGCGAAGTACCCTTTCACCCAGTTTATGCCCCTGGCAGGGGACTTCAAACCGGGTTACTGATGCACTTCGCGCCTCTGTGCTGGCTTTATTATAGTATCCCTATCCCTGATTGTCAACGAAAAAAGGAAGAAACCATGCTGAAAAAAGATTTTTGGTACGACTTACCTAAAGAACTGATTGCGCAGGAGCCTGCCGCCCCCCGCGACGCGGCCCGCCTGATGGTGCTGGACCGCCAGAATGACAGCATCGTCCACTCGGTCTTTCATGATCTGCCCCAGTTTCTGGAAAAAGGCGATCTGCTGGTCGTCAACAACTCCAAGGTGCTGCCCGCCCGTCTGATGGGCACCAAGGTTCCTACCGGTGCTGTATGCGAACTACTGCTGCTGCGCCAGGTGAAAGGGGACACCTGGGAGTGCCTGGCCCGCCCCGGCAAGCGGATGCAGGCAGGCACTAAGGTGGAGTTCGGCGACGGCAGCCTGACGGCTGTGGTGGATGAGACTTTGCCAGACGGCAACAAATATGTTACCTTTACCTATGACACCGAAACGCTGTATGAGAAGCTGGACGAGTTCGGCAAGATGCCGCTGCCGCCCTACATCACCAAACAGCTGGAGGACCAGAGCCAATACCAGACCGTTTACGCCAAGGAGCTGGGCAGCGCCGCCGCCCCCACGGCCGGCCTGCACTTCACCCCGCAGCTGATGGACACCATCCGTGCGATGGGCGTTAACATTGCCGAGGTTACGTTGCATGTCGGCCTAGGCACCTTCCGCCCGGTCAACGAGGAGTCCATCGAGGATCACCAGATGCACAGCGAGTGGTACTCTGTCAGCGAGGAGACCGCCCGGCTCATCAACGACACCCGCGCCGCTGGCCACCGCGTTATCGCCGTGGGCACCACCAGCTGCCGCACGCTGGAATCCGTCTGGGCCAAGTACGGCAAGATCGTACCTTGCAGCGGCAACACCAGCATCTTCATCTATCCCGGCATCGAGCTGAAAGCCATCGACGGTCTCATCACCAATTTCCACCTCCCGGAAAGCACCCTGATCATGCTGATCTCCGCGTTCTACGGTTATGACAAGACCATGGCCGCCTATAAGGTCGCTGTAGAGGAAAAGTATCGCTTCTTCAGCTTTGGTGATGCGATGTTTATTAAGTAAGGATATTTTCATCAATCAATAAAGGAGCTGCCAACATGCCTTACCGCCTTATCAAACAGGAAGGTGCCGCCCGTCGCGGCGAATTTACTACGGTGCACGGCACCGTGCAGACCCCCGCATTCCAGAACGTTGCCACCGCCGCCGCCATCAAAGGCGGTCTGTCGGCGCTGGATCTGAAAGACATCCGTGCCCAGGTCATGCTGTGCAACACCTACCATCTGCATCTGCGCCCCGGTGATAAGCTGGTGGCCGAGATGGGCGGTCTGCACAAATTCACTAAGTGGGACGGTCCCATCCTGACCGACAGCGGTGGGTTCCAGGTGTTCAGCCTGGCCAAGCTGCGCCAGATCACCGAGGAGGGCGTTACCTTCAACTCCCACCTGGACGGTCACCGCATTTTTATGGGGCCGGAGCAGAGCATGCAGATCCAGGCCAACCTGGGTTCTACCATCGCCATGGCCTTTGACGAGTGCGTGGAGAACCCCGCCACCTACGAGTACGCCAAAAACAGCTGCGCCCGCACGGCCCGCTGGCTGCTGCGCTGCAAGGATGAGATGGCCCGCCTGAAGCATGAGGAAAAGGCTGTCAACCCCGATCAGCTGCTGTTCGGTATCAACCAGGGCTGTACCTTTGCCGACCTGCGTGTAGAACACATGAAGCAAATCGCTGAATACGATCTGGATGGCTATGCTATCGGAGGACTGGCCGTGGGCGAACCTGCTGAGGTCATGTACGACATCATCTCCGCCGTAGAGCCCTTTGCCCCCAAGAACAAGATCCGCTACCTGATGGGTGTCGGCACCCCCGGCAACATCATCGAGGGCGTTTACCGCGGTGTTGACCTGTTCGACTGTGTCATGCCCAGCCGCAATGCCCGCCACGGCCACCTGTTCACCTGGGACGGCATCATTAACATCAAAAACCTGAAGTACGAGCGCGACGAATCTCCCATCGATCCGCATTGCGATTGCCCGGTCTGCCGCAACTTTTCCCGCGCCTACATACGCCATCTGCAGAAGGCCGATGAGATGCTGGGCATGCGCTTGGCTGTTATGCACAACCTGTATTTCTACAACCACCTGATGGAACGCATCCGCGAGGCGCTGGACAACGGCACTTTCCAGCAGTTCCACGACACCTATGTGCATAAACTTGACACCCGCATCTGATATTTTTTCGTAAACGCTTGCGCTGTGCCGCAAAGTTCGATATAATAGAAGAAATCGTTTATTTTAAGGAGTATACCCGCTATGATTCAGTTTTTGAGTGCCACTGGTTCCACCAGCATGACCGAGACCCTGTTTACGCTGCTGCCGATGATCCTGATCATCGTCTTCATGTTCATTCTGATCTATCTGCCGCAGAAGCGCCAGGACAAGAAGGACGCCGCTATGCGCAGCTCCATCGAAATCGGCGATAAGGTTTCTACCATCGGCGGTATCGTCGGCATCGTCTGTGCCATCTCCGAGAAGGACGACACCATCGTTCTGGAGACCGGCAGTGACCGCACCAAGATTCGCTTCCGCCGCACCGCCATTGCCAGCGTGGAGAAGCTGGACATGGGCGGCAAGGACACCACCCCTGCTAAGAAGTAATTTTGCCCAACGGCATACCAAAACGCCCCCTTGCATAGTGTTTACTGTGCAAGGGGGCGTTTTATTATGGCTAAAAGTATTTCTTCCAATCTGCCCAGACGCCGCAGCCGTCCGCGCGGACAAAATGCGCCAGCCTGGATGCTGGTGCAGGTTTTTGCGGCGGGGGTCGGGCTATGCCTTTTGTTGTTGGCGCTGGCTGCATTTCTCTTGACGCATACGCCGCTGCCGCTGCATCTGGTGCAACCGATGGCCTGCCTGGCAGCATCAGCCGGGGCTGCGGTTTCCGGCTTTTTGCTGGCGGGTAAAATCGGGCGGCAGCGGTTTGTATGCGGGTTAATTTGCGGGGCCTTTTATGCACTTTGCCTGCTGGCAGCGGCGTTTCTTGTACATGGTGTGCCCAGCTGGACACGTAGCGACGCCATGCTGCCGCTGGCTCTGCTGTTAGGCGGCACCTTAGGCGGTGCGCTCTCCGCCATTAAGGAGGGGCACTGATGCGCACGGCACAACCTACGCGACCCGCTGTCCGTGCCCGGATGTTCTGGCCGCGCCAGCCAGCGGCGCGAGTGCCGCAGGCCCCGGCAAACGCGGCGGGCAGGCTGCCTTATGTGCCCTTGGGCTGCGCCTGTCTGTTTTTGCTGGGCTACCTGCCAGGCATTTGGCTGGGGCGAACCGGAGCCTGGGAGTCAGGCAGTCAGCTGGCGGCTTACTACCTGTCTAAAAGCAGCTACAGCACGGTTTTCTCTGTATGGCAGTGGCAGTTTTCCGCTGCCTTTTTGCAGTTGGCTGCGCTGTATCTGTGCGGCTTTTCGGCCTTGGGATGTTTCTTTTTCCCGATTTTATTCTTTTTGCGCGGTGGCTTTCTCGGCTTATGCGCTGCCTGCGTACTGGCTGCAGGGGAGAGCCGGGGCCTTGTCTGCTACTGGCTGCTGAGCAGCCTGTCCAATCTGAGTGTACTGTTTGCAGGGCTGTGGTTATCCGGCTACAGCGCAGCGATAAGCAACGGGTTGTTCCAGTGCGTCTTTTCGCGCGGGACCGCCCGTGGGCAGTTGGCGGGGGCTTTTCGGCGTCTGACAATACGCTTTCTGTTTTGCCTGCTGCTGGCCGGAACGGTCAATCTGGCCAACGGCTGGCTGTCAGTCTTCCTCGCCGGAGTCCTGCTGTGAGGGCTTGCTTTCCGCGATATAACCTTGATCCGCAAGAGGAGAGGCTTTCACCGCGGCGCGCAGGCGCTCCTGGTTGATGTGGGTGTAGATCTGCGTGGTGGAAACACTCTCGTGGCCCAAAATTTCTTTCAGCGCCAACATATCCACACCGCCCTGATACATCAGCGTTGCCGCCGTGTGGCGCAGCTTGTGGGGCGAAAAACCTCGTCCGCTTAAGCCTGCGCTTTGCAGGCAACGCGCCACGATCTGTTCCACGCGGCGCGCCGTCAGCCGCTTGCCGGTGCGCTTGGAGACGAATAAGGCCCGTTCATCTGCCGGCAGGTTCGGCAGCGCTGCACGGGCCTTTTTATAATGGTCCAGCGCTTCCAGGCAGGCGTCGTTCAGGTAGACAAGCCGCTCTTTGTTGCCTTTGCCGGTGATTCGGATGGTATCCTGCCTGAAATCGCCCATGTTGATGGTCACCAGTTCTGTCAGCCGCATGCCGCAGTTTAAAAACAGGGTAATCATGCAGAAGTCACGCTCATAGAAGTCACTTTGTATATTTTTTAACAAGTCTATGCTTTCCGCGGCAGTCAGGTACTTAGGCAGGGCCTTTTTTGGTGAGCCGAGGCTGATTCCCTCGGTGGGATTTTCCTGCAGTTTATTCACCTGGGTCACCAGATAGGAGAAAAACCCTTTTAGGGCGCTCAGCTTGCGGGCACGGGCTTTGCCGCCGTTGGCGTCCGTGCTGCGCACGTAGTCCAAATAGGAAAAGATGTCCCGCTTGGTGATCTTTTTTATATCCTCGGTTGAGATGTCCTTTAAGTTTATTTCTTCCAGCGGCGTATCCCGCGGCACACGCGACCATTGCATCGCCATCATAAAACGGAAGAAGCCGCGCAAATCGAGATAGTATGCGTTGATGGTGCGCGGTGACCGCATCTTTACAAAGTCCAGATAATGCAGGTATTCCACCACATCATTGGGTATATCCAAATACGGCGCATGGCGGTCCGGGTGGACCACATCGATATAACTGCTCA is a window encoding:
- a CDS encoding CapA family protein; this encodes MRLRNNEIAACLVIALGVGSVLTGALLQEISTGKTAQQPESVAAAAYVEPTPAPETTPEPMPTVETVRFSATGDDLIHDGIFLQAKNRGTDGYYDFSYAYENMRDFYTQFDVNWLNQETLVNDAFDPSGYPMFSTPGDITDALYDIGFRVFSLSNNHSYDKGAAGIDASREHWAAMPDDVVSMGFYNLETYDDYVYQTVNGITFGYLSYTEHTNGLPTPSSAAYGVVYLSDLDIIEQQIAAMRPNCDVLVVSCHWGVEGSHDVEDSQRQMAQWLADHDVDLIIGTHPHVTQTAEWLTGAEGHTSFVAYSLGNFLNAQSSPDNMIGAVLDITFQKTTQSDGSSAVEMQDPKLHCVISQYEDGWKNIREYPYSAYTDELGAAHGNFTLTREYIESVLYGSIDEQFVTLD
- a CDS encoding sigma-E processing peptidase SpoIIGA — protein: MCVSWSAHFHHPRRIYWKTPQEEGCTIKTVIYLDVLLLVNFLVAYLLLQAAGVLTGQRAAFARMLTGSVCAAVSALILFAPELSYPVQIMYKLATALAIAALTFGWRDKLRLLAAACWYAALNILLAGLVVLIIFQTGTTLLQTGNLAVYLRVSPLLLLGLSGLCCGAVEVGLRFFRRRPTKQETVGLEFELCGTCIHLRAMLDTGCHLTDPITCMPVLVVSLTDAGSRLPPEVRQFLAGWFAGGDKTDPPAGAQLRLIPCSTAAQRSLLPGFAVRNIGLITKTGVLQLGRTAIAFAPESFGDPQYEALYGSDFL
- the dapB gene encoding 4-hydroxy-tetrahydrodipicolinate reductase encodes the protein MTDIVIQGIYGRMGHALIEKIAARQDCRVVAGVDREAGKVGDIPVYAGFEGLPKVDAIIDFSSPAGAVAAVQYGAVHGVPCVICSTGLSAEDETVLEDASAKTPIFRSANMSLGVNVLIELARQATRVLSGEFDIEIVEKHHHNKLDAPSGTALMIADAINAEAGNSYEYVYDRSQVRQKRGAKELGISSVRGGGIVGEHDVLFCGPEEVLTLSHSAGSRGVFADGAVQAALYVAGREPGYYTMTDLLRGKLPCV
- the sigK gene encoding RNA polymerase sporulation sigma factor SigK, which encodes MKLSQTLYALLLHLVPVRELHYINGADTLPAPLDPQQERQALEALSRGSTEARDLLITHNLRLVVYIAKKFETPSAGIEDMISIGTIGLIKAVNTFEPTKNIKLATYASRCIENEILMYLRKSSNRRQDASIDEPLNTDNDGNELLLMDVLTSDQPQVGEELERSAEHAALHRAVARLTPRERRIMELRFGLNRETEHTQKEVADQLGISQSYISRLEKRIIRRLRRELEAVS
- a CDS encoding radical SAM protein, whose protein sequence is MNKVVHAAQRAAFSVAIDATINAVRGKGPENMAEQAVKLVNLAQPLLAKRYPDANWDAVRAFVSDPNSKWMQYAYRAINEIDPHILKMNALNLVYEGMFAGYNYVMELREKYDCNMPWILLFDPTSACNLHCKGCWAAEYGNRLNLSFEDMDRIVTEGEELGIHWYMCTGGEPTCRKEDLFKLAEKHQSSVFHLFTNGTLIDQAFCDRVKQLGNMAFFISIEGIGDATDDRRGAGVYDRVMHAMDLMKENGLLFGTSICYTSANYKAVTSDEFMDMLISHGVRFNWYFHYMPIGDGANVNLMLNAEQREYMIHRVREIRGYTGGKPIFCIDFQNDGEYIDGCIAGGRQYAHINPAGDVEPCVFIHYSNANIHDKSLLECLQQPLFKEYHKGQPFNHNHLRPCPMLENPELLGEMVKRSGAHSTDMQQPESTSDVFRRCKPYADQWTPSADRIWAEEHPDCASCASCSACASK
- a CDS encoding ACT domain-containing protein, yielding MYGVSKISSEQNIMLTTFPGAQYSAQSLAEHLDVFAKAGIVVDMICQSAPRGTAVDFSFTTSYDNFAAVMKALPAAAKANPPLVSGGYSKINLFGEEMVTSCGVAARALAALAGANIEIVLITTSDLDISLLIRQQDEDAALEALHKAFEV